One window from the genome of Chitinivorax sp. PXF-14 encodes:
- a CDS encoding EAL and HDOD domain-containing protein: protein MPDHAFIGRQPVLNRQQQIIGYELLFRLDQHAISAEFSSDLQAGTNVLVNTLSNMGTDWLVGNKLAFINVAHAMLESNFLELLHPQRVVLEIVESVQATPELLERARELRGQGFGIALDDFEFNPQSAPFLEIANYVKLDIQQHGLDNIARLSKEIRRYPVMQVAEKVETKDEFKRCWDLGFDCFQGYYFAHPETLTAKVINPAYANILNLLNMLRNNAEIKEIENALKKDVALSFKLLRYINSAGFGLSCEIHSFRHAVTILGYQKLYRWLTLLLVTAGAENSTPPALMKTAVTRGRLVELFGQHFLEGADRDNLFVVGVFSLLDVMLEMPMDRILENLLLPEPVCDALLHRTGIYGPFLELAEACEDPEMSNVKPLAERLQITPDMLNRDHISALAWVEELGV from the coding sequence ATGCCAGATCACGCGTTTATAGGCCGTCAACCGGTACTCAATCGTCAGCAACAGATCATCGGCTACGAACTGCTGTTCCGCCTCGATCAACATGCTATCAGCGCCGAGTTTTCGAGCGACTTGCAGGCAGGCACCAACGTCTTGGTCAACACCCTGAGCAATATGGGGACTGACTGGCTGGTAGGTAACAAGCTGGCGTTCATCAACGTCGCCCACGCCATGCTGGAAAGCAATTTCCTCGAATTGCTGCATCCACAGCGTGTGGTGCTGGAAATCGTCGAGTCGGTGCAAGCCACGCCGGAACTGCTCGAACGTGCTCGCGAGCTTCGCGGTCAAGGCTTCGGTATCGCGCTAGATGATTTTGAATTCAATCCACAAAGCGCGCCATTCCTGGAAATTGCCAATTACGTCAAGCTGGACATCCAGCAGCACGGCCTGGACAACATCGCCCGGCTGTCCAAGGAAATCCGCCGCTACCCGGTCATGCAGGTCGCCGAGAAGGTCGAGACCAAGGATGAATTCAAGCGCTGCTGGGATCTAGGGTTCGACTGCTTCCAGGGTTACTACTTCGCTCACCCGGAAACACTGACGGCAAAGGTCATCAACCCGGCGTATGCAAACATCCTTAACCTGCTCAATATGTTGCGCAACAATGCTGAGATCAAGGAAATTGAAAATGCCTTGAAGAAGGACGTCGCACTTTCCTTCAAGCTGCTGCGTTACATCAATTCTGCGGGCTTTGGCCTCTCCTGCGAGATTCACTCGTTCCGGCACGCGGTGACCATTCTGGGTTACCAGAAGCTTTATCGTTGGTTGACGCTACTGTTGGTAACGGCTGGCGCCGAAAATTCCACACCACCGGCCTTGATGAAGACCGCCGTCACACGTGGCCGTTTGGTGGAACTCTTCGGCCAGCACTTCCTGGAAGGGGCGGATCGGGACAACCTCTTCGTCGTTGGCGTCTTCTCCCTGCTCGACGTCATGCTCGAAATGCCTATGGATAGGATTCTTGAGAACCTGCTCCTGCCTGAGCCCGTTTGCGATGCTCTGCTCCACCGTACCGGCATTTACGGGCCCTTCCTTGAATTGGCGGAAGCCTGCGAGGATCCGGAAATGAGCAACGTGAAGCCGCTGGCGGAAAGGCTGCAGATCACGCCAGATATGCTCAACCGGGATCACATTTCTGCGCTGGCCTGGGTAGAAGAATTAGGCGTCTAG
- the greB gene encoding transcription elongation factor GreB, translated as MNKAFVKESDQDEDDIPPELQLPKGSKNYITPAGHARLKSELTHLVKEERPEVVSIVSWAASNGDRSENGDYIYGKRRLREIDRRIRFLTKRLEIAEVVDPTRQTQDQVFFGATVTYCDQEGEERTVTIVGMDEIDMAKGHISWISPVARALLKAREGDLVSLRTPAGIQELEILEIRYQQLDN; from the coding sequence ATGAACAAGGCGTTTGTCAAAGAGTCCGATCAGGATGAAGACGACATCCCCCCAGAACTCCAGCTCCCCAAAGGCAGCAAGAACTACATTACGCCAGCAGGGCATGCCCGTTTGAAAAGCGAGCTGACTCATCTCGTCAAGGAGGAACGGCCGGAGGTCGTCAGCATTGTCTCCTGGGCCGCCTCGAACGGCGATCGCTCGGAAAATGGCGACTATATTTACGGTAAGCGCAGGCTGCGCGAAATCGACAGGCGCATCCGCTTTCTCACCAAACGGCTAGAGATTGCCGAAGTGGTCGATCCGACACGTCAAACACAAGATCAGGTGTTCTTCGGTGCAACGGTGACCTACTGCGATCAAGAGGGTGAAGAACGCACCGTCACGATCGTCGGCATGGATGAAATCGATATGGCAAAAGGCCATATCAGCTGGATTTCACCCGTTGCACGCGCCCTATTGAAAGCACGGGAAGGCGATCTAGTGTCGCTGAGAACGCCGGCAGGCATACAGGAACTCGAAATTCTCGAAATACGCTACCAGCAACTCGATAACTGA
- the cheY gene encoding chemotaxis response regulator CheY produces the protein MPDKNMRFLVVDDFSTMRRIVRNLLKELGFGNVDEAEDGQVALHKLKNSQFDFVVSDWNMPNMSGIELLKAVRADAGLKDLPFLMITAEAKKENIIEAASAGASGYIVKPFTAATLDEKLNKIFEKLGK, from the coding sequence ATGCCAGATAAGAATATGCGATTCTTGGTTGTAGATGACTTTTCGACCATGCGAAGAATCGTTCGAAACCTGCTCAAGGAACTTGGCTTCGGCAATGTGGATGAAGCTGAAGATGGGCAGGTTGCGCTACACAAGCTCAAGAATTCCCAGTTTGATTTTGTCGTATCAGACTGGAACATGCCGAACATGAGCGGCATTGAATTACTGAAGGCAGTCAGGGCCGATGCGGGGCTGAAGGACCTGCCCTTTCTGATGATTACCGCCGAGGCCAAGAAGGAAAACATTATCGAGGCCGCCAGCGCCGGCGCCAGCGGTTACATCGTCAAGCCCTTTACTGCCGCTACGCTTGACGAAAAGCTGAATAAAATCTTCGAGAAGCTCGGAAAGTAG
- a CDS encoding PAS domain-containing sensor histidine kinase, with the protein MAITSSPMTHGHAELEQAFSMFTEASRQLSQSYLELQQQAQKLTEELAFANGELRRQYAEKAELSSRLTSLLQALPACVVELNDGREVIAINAAARRLLGESVMGRNWDQAILAMLEKLPTPGEWALKPVDVSGGERILSMSESTLAASGGAIVLLHDITESYRMQRQLDHQQRLVAMGEMAAGLAHQLRTPLATAMLYCANLTRASLSEEDRVRFGTRSLDRLRHLERLIQDMLRFVKGGQASLDDQVTLEALAAELASTIEPQAAAAGIDFACHVQAGQRLLQCDRKSLVGAILNLLDNAMRACGDGCTVHLEVGVQSDVATIAVVDDGAGIPADKMSRLFEPFFTTRSDGTGLGLAIVKHVIDAHGGSIRVESCIDEGSRFIVELPVIG; encoded by the coding sequence ATGGCCATCACTTCCTCCCCTATGACACATGGGCATGCCGAGCTTGAGCAGGCGTTCTCGATGTTCACCGAGGCCTCGCGTCAGCTCTCCCAGTCCTATCTCGAGCTGCAGCAGCAGGCCCAAAAACTGACCGAGGAGCTGGCGTTCGCCAATGGCGAGCTGAGGCGGCAGTATGCCGAAAAAGCCGAACTGTCTTCGCGCCTGACTTCGCTGCTGCAGGCGCTGCCTGCCTGCGTGGTGGAATTGAATGACGGGCGTGAGGTGATCGCGATCAACGCCGCAGCACGGCGTTTGCTCGGCGAATCGGTGATGGGGCGCAACTGGGATCAGGCCATTCTCGCGATGCTGGAAAAATTGCCAACCCCGGGCGAATGGGCGTTGAAGCCGGTCGATGTGTCAGGAGGTGAGCGCATCCTGAGCATGAGCGAAAGCACGCTGGCTGCTTCCGGCGGGGCGATCGTGTTGCTGCACGACATCACCGAGTCATATCGTATGCAGCGGCAACTTGACCATCAGCAGCGGCTGGTGGCCATGGGCGAGATGGCGGCCGGTCTGGCGCACCAGTTGCGCACGCCGTTAGCCACCGCGATGCTGTATTGCGCCAATCTCACCCGTGCTTCGCTGAGCGAGGAGGACCGGGTTCGCTTTGGCACTCGGTCGCTCGATCGACTCAGGCATCTGGAGCGCCTGATTCAAGACATGCTGCGTTTCGTCAAAGGGGGCCAGGCCTCGCTGGATGATCAGGTTACGCTGGAGGCACTGGCGGCCGAATTGGCATCGACAATCGAGCCGCAGGCCGCTGCCGCCGGAATCGACTTTGCGTGCCACGTGCAGGCGGGGCAACGCTTGCTGCAATGCGACCGGAAATCGCTTGTCGGTGCGATTCTGAACCTGCTCGACAACGCCATGCGTGCCTGCGGCGACGGATGTACGGTGCACCTGGAGGTTGGCGTGCAGAGCGATGTGGCGACGATTGCGGTGGTGGATGATGGCGCTGGCATTCCCGCAGACAAGATGTCGCGACTGTTCGAGCCATTTTTTACCACCCGTTCGGATGGCACGGGGCTTGGGCTGGCCATCGTCAAGCATGTAATCGACGCCCATGGCGGGAGTATTCGAGTAGAATCATGTATTGATGAAGGCAGCCGCTTCATCGTCGAGTTGCCTGTTATTGGCTAG
- the cheZ gene encoding protein phosphatase CheZ produces METGDSDELQALFDSIVASSSTPSTPAPAAAPAVPEATAGEATIAQEEAQEAAAVEQDELNEPASTMFSKIGQLTRKLHTTLRELGFDKSLEEAASAIPDARDRLNYIATLTEQAAERALNAVDAAMPLQDKIQDRSGDLAQQWQKLFDKQLSVDEFKILVADTRKFLDDTQQQSKETSTQLLEIMMAQDFQDLTGQVIKKVVAMAKDMENHLLSFLVEFSPQNRRAETSSLMNGPVISGDGRADVVTSQEQVDDLLESLGF; encoded by the coding sequence ATGGAAACAGGAGACTCCGACGAACTGCAAGCGCTGTTCGACAGCATCGTCGCATCAAGCAGTACGCCGTCAACCCCAGCCCCTGCCGCTGCTCCGGCCGTGCCCGAAGCCACCGCGGGTGAAGCAACAATCGCTCAGGAAGAAGCGCAAGAAGCTGCGGCCGTGGAGCAGGATGAGCTCAACGAGCCAGCATCGACAATGTTCTCCAAGATTGGTCAACTGACCCGCAAACTGCACACTACGCTGCGCGAGTTGGGCTTTGACAAATCGCTCGAAGAAGCGGCTTCAGCCATTCCCGATGCACGGGACCGACTCAATTACATTGCCACCCTGACGGAACAAGCGGCGGAGCGCGCGCTGAATGCCGTCGATGCAGCAATGCCGCTGCAGGACAAAATTCAGGATCGCTCTGGAGACCTTGCCCAGCAATGGCAGAAGCTGTTCGACAAGCAGCTCTCCGTCGACGAATTCAAAATCCTCGTCGCGGACACCCGTAAATTCCTTGACGACACGCAGCAACAGAGCAAGGAAACGAGTACGCAACTGCTGGAAATCATGATGGCGCAGGATTTTCAGGATTTGACCGGACAGGTGATCAAGAAGGTCGTCGCGATGGCGAAGGATATGGAAAATCATCTCCTCTCCTTCTTGGTGGAGTTTTCACCGCAAAACCGTCGGGCCGAGACCAGCAGCCTGATGAACGGCCCCGTTATCAGTGGTGACGGCCGAGCCGACGTGGTAACCAGCCAGGAACAAGTCGACGACTTGCTGGAAAGCTTGGGCTTCTGA
- a CDS encoding STAS domain-containing protein, with the protein MMSPIVEIEGKIARVVLAGQFDFNSHREFRQACETVIGNPNVSEIQIDFQKVTYLDSSALGMLLLVKEKVNTANKSLALVNCKDTVRQVLEIACFGKIFTIR; encoded by the coding sequence ATGATGAGTCCCATTGTCGAAATTGAAGGCAAGATTGCCAGAGTCGTGCTTGCCGGGCAGTTCGATTTCAATTCGCACCGCGAATTCCGCCAGGCTTGCGAGACGGTGATCGGTAATCCGAACGTCAGCGAAATCCAGATCGACTTCCAGAAGGTCACCTATCTCGATTCGTCAGCATTGGGCATGCTGCTGTTGGTAAAAGAAAAAGTGAATACTGCCAACAAGAGTCTGGCACTGGTCAACTGCAAGGATACCGTGCGCCAGGTGCTGGAAATTGCTTGCTTCGGCAAGATCTTTACCATCCGCTAA
- a CDS encoding chemotaxis protein CheA, with protein sequence MSDFAGMEDLLQDFLTEASELLSEVDNKLVDLEKRPDDKGLLNDIFRGFHTIKGGAGFLNVDALVNLCHRTENLFDKLRNSELQLNPEIMDAIMAATGVVRDMFGSMSQGRPPAPAEAGLLAVLDSAINGELNTAAKAAPAPVPAPAPVVSAPPAAAPSSPAATPASTSATHQPGAAEPDWTTLYHALLGGQPATANQAPATQPAPMPAAAAAPQPALAAAPVQPSSVDTPAATSAVVAAEPASATSLRSTPTATKSAAPQQLATQETTIRIDTVRLDQVLNLSGEIGLTKNRLTTLRGDILAGKTDTNTLRALDEAVSQLDLLVSDLQNAVMKTRMQPIGRLFQKYPRMARDLARQLGKDVELVISGEETELDKTMLEDLNDPLVHLVRNAIDHGVETTDERQLTGKGSKALVQLSATQVGDHILIEIADDGRGMRPDVIRRKAVEKGLIDLETANSLDEKQSLQLIFLPGFSTKDQISSVSGRGVGMDVVKTNIQKLNGRIDITSVVGEGSRFSISLPLTLAILPVLVVKVCDQPFAVPLAMVREIIPMRSDQIQEVSGKATIVVRDEILSVRSLASLIDWQEDRNPSFGVLMQTAEHSFVMAIDSFVGRDDVVIKPLQNIRPAGIAGATLSGDGSVVLVLDMEDLLNRELNETQSVLSQALA encoded by the coding sequence ATGAGCGATTTCGCGGGCATGGAAGACCTGCTTCAGGACTTCCTTACCGAAGCATCCGAACTGTTGTCGGAAGTCGACAACAAGCTTGTGGATCTCGAAAAGCGCCCCGATGACAAGGGTTTGCTCAATGACATCTTTCGTGGCTTCCATACTATCAAAGGGGGCGCAGGGTTTCTGAACGTGGACGCACTGGTCAACCTGTGCCATCGGACCGAAAACCTTTTTGACAAACTCCGTAACAGCGAGCTGCAGCTGAACCCCGAGATCATGGATGCCATCATGGCAGCCACCGGTGTGGTCAGGGACATGTTTGGATCGATGTCACAGGGGCGCCCCCCTGCCCCAGCGGAAGCCGGCTTGCTTGCAGTCCTTGATTCGGCGATCAATGGTGAATTGAATACGGCAGCGAAAGCGGCGCCGGCACCTGTGCCAGCCCCCGCGCCGGTAGTCAGCGCCCCGCCAGCGGCCGCCCCCAGCAGTCCAGCTGCCACACCGGCCAGTACATCAGCAACTCACCAGCCCGGCGCTGCCGAGCCCGATTGGACTACGCTCTACCATGCTTTGCTTGGCGGGCAACCTGCCACCGCGAACCAGGCACCTGCAACTCAGCCAGCACCAATGCCGGCGGCGGCGGCAGCACCTCAGCCCGCACTGGCAGCGGCGCCCGTACAGCCAAGCAGTGTCGACACGCCTGCTGCTACATCCGCAGTAGTGGCGGCAGAGCCGGCCTCTGCCACATCGTTGCGCTCGACACCGACAGCTACCAAATCAGCTGCTCCGCAACAGCTGGCTACTCAGGAAACAACCATCCGTATCGATACGGTACGTCTTGATCAGGTACTCAACCTGTCTGGCGAGATCGGCCTCACCAAGAACCGCCTGACGACGCTCCGTGGCGACATACTGGCAGGAAAGACGGACACCAACACATTGCGGGCGCTCGATGAGGCCGTGAGTCAGCTCGATCTGCTGGTCAGCGACCTGCAAAATGCCGTTATGAAGACCCGCATGCAGCCCATCGGCCGGCTGTTCCAGAAATACCCGCGCATGGCACGCGACTTGGCGCGGCAGCTAGGCAAGGATGTCGAACTGGTTATCAGCGGAGAAGAAACCGAGCTCGACAAGACCATGCTGGAGGATCTTAACGATCCGCTGGTGCATCTTGTCCGCAACGCCATCGACCATGGGGTCGAAACCACCGATGAACGGCAACTAACAGGCAAAGGCTCGAAGGCCCTGGTTCAGTTGAGTGCCACGCAGGTTGGCGATCACATCCTGATCGAGATCGCCGACGATGGGCGTGGCATGCGACCGGATGTCATTCGCCGGAAAGCAGTAGAGAAAGGCCTGATCGACCTCGAGACCGCCAACAGCCTGGATGAAAAGCAAAGCCTGCAATTGATCTTCCTGCCGGGCTTCTCGACCAAGGATCAAATCTCCAGCGTGTCCGGTCGTGGCGTTGGCATGGATGTCGTCAAAACCAATATCCAGAAGCTCAACGGCCGCATCGACATCACCTCGGTTGTGGGCGAAGGCTCTCGGTTCAGCATTTCCCTGCCGCTGACCCTGGCCATTCTGCCGGTTCTGGTTGTCAAGGTATGCGATCAACCATTTGCCGTCCCCTTGGCGATGGTGCGCGAGATCATTCCAATGCGCTCGGACCAGATTCAGGAGGTATCGGGCAAGGCGACCATTGTGGTTCGAGACGAGATATTGTCCGTCCGCTCCCTCGCCAGCCTGATCGATTGGCAAGAAGATCGTAACCCCTCGTTTGGTGTGTTGATGCAGACTGCGGAACATTCTTTCGTGATGGCCATCGACAGCTTTGTCGGCCGAGACGATGTAGTCATCAAGCCATTGCAGAACATCAGGCCGGCGGGTATCGCAGGTGCCACATTGTCTGGCGACGGCTCGGTGGTACTCGTGCTCGATATGGAAGATTTGCTGAATCGCGAGCTGAATGAAACACAGTCGGTACTGTCTCAAGCACTGGCTTGA
- the hemH gene encoding ferrochelatase — protein MRDHFLPEPSYQHGQPNKTGILLINLGTPDAPTKAALKPYLREFLSDPRIVELPGWLWQPILRGVILQTRPAKSAAKYAQIWTRDGSPLKLHTERLAKQLKGTLGERGQRQIEVGYGMRYGNPSIESALMELKHKGCERILLLPLYPQYAASSTASALDAAYGALQRIRHQPEIRVIKHFHDAPPYINALAASIREYWAQHGRPSKLLLSFHGTPKFALDRGDPYHCECLKTARLLAEALQLSKDQYDICFQSRFGKAEWLQPYLSATLDKLGKAATRRVDVVCPGFVADCLETLEEVAMEGKATFLAAGGKEFHYIPCLNTGAAWVDALADLVTDHLQGWLPSAHDDASRANSRQRALELGAHQ, from the coding sequence ATGCGCGACCACTTTTTGCCCGAACCCAGTTACCAGCACGGCCAGCCAAACAAGACGGGGATTCTGCTGATCAACCTCGGTACGCCCGATGCCCCCACCAAGGCGGCATTGAAGCCCTATCTGAGGGAGTTTCTTTCCGACCCACGTATCGTCGAGCTGCCAGGTTGGCTATGGCAGCCAATATTGCGCGGCGTGATCCTGCAGACGCGCCCAGCCAAATCGGCGGCCAAGTATGCCCAAATCTGGACGCGTGACGGCTCACCGCTGAAGCTGCATACCGAGCGGCTGGCCAAGCAGTTGAAAGGGACATTGGGAGAGCGCGGCCAACGCCAGATAGAGGTGGGCTACGGCATGCGTTACGGCAATCCATCGATCGAATCGGCGCTGATGGAACTCAAGCACAAAGGCTGCGAGCGCATCCTGCTGCTACCACTCTACCCTCAATATGCTGCGAGCAGCACCGCATCAGCGCTGGATGCGGCTTACGGCGCGCTGCAACGCATTCGCCATCAGCCGGAAATTCGCGTCATCAAGCACTTCCACGATGCGCCGCCCTATATCAATGCGCTGGCGGCTTCCATTCGCGAATACTGGGCACAGCATGGCCGGCCAAGCAAGCTGCTGCTCAGTTTTCACGGCACGCCGAAGTTTGCGCTCGACCGTGGCGACCCCTACCACTGCGAATGCCTGAAGACAGCCCGGCTGCTGGCCGAGGCACTGCAACTGAGCAAGGATCAATACGACATCTGTTTTCAATCCCGGTTCGGTAAGGCGGAATGGTTGCAGCCCTATCTCTCGGCGACGCTCGACAAGCTCGGGAAAGCTGCGACAAGGCGCGTCGATGTGGTCTGCCCAGGCTTTGTGGCGGATTGCCTGGAAACGCTGGAAGAAGTCGCCATGGAAGGCAAGGCAACCTTCCTTGCCGCCGGCGGCAAGGAATTCCATTACATCCCCTGTCTGAATACCGGGGCGGCATGGGTCGATGCACTCGCGGACCTGGTAACGGATCATCTGCAGGGATGGCTGCCCTCCGCGCATGATGATGCATCACGGGCCAACTCCCGCCAGCGGGCGCTTGAGCTTGGCGCGCACCAGTGA
- a CDS encoding porin, protein MNKKLVAALVAGAFAAPIAAQADTNTVTLYGIAQVAASYWDVDAVNGVGGVAKQGLEDTGSRIGFKGEEQLGGGMKAFFQMESGVSLDQGGGTFASREGWVGLKGNFGGVQLGRGKTVFDLAQEAFDPFNANSTLINTGLVDGVYYRANNVIRYTMPEIAGLSGAIEYGDMEGKGTNPSGNGVKPQLIDASLRYENGPLFVQGGYEYQKDTRDATAVSDTTTATAVPHKSNAVLIGAGYTLPFGTALAGAYRHVEVKDSGNKEKRDQFLVNATQPFGNVNVKLGYVHAGNAKGCPDTGCTLLPADKGADYYIGAVEYNFSKRTWVYLEHATADNKDNSGLFRTAAVDNLGNTTYNNGDNRTTSLGIIHLF, encoded by the coding sequence ATGAACAAGAAACTCGTTGCCGCTCTGGTAGCTGGCGCGTTTGCTGCTCCGATCGCAGCTCAGGCTGACACCAACACTGTCACGCTGTACGGTATCGCTCAGGTTGCTGCCAGCTATTGGGATGTAGATGCCGTAAATGGAGTTGGTGGTGTAGCTAAGCAGGGCCTCGAAGACACCGGCTCGCGTATCGGCTTCAAGGGCGAAGAACAACTGGGTGGTGGCATGAAGGCCTTCTTCCAGATGGAAAGCGGCGTATCGTTGGATCAAGGCGGTGGCACCTTCGCTAGCCGTGAAGGCTGGGTTGGTCTGAAGGGCAACTTCGGTGGCGTTCAACTGGGCCGTGGCAAGACTGTATTTGACTTGGCGCAAGAAGCCTTTGATCCGTTCAATGCCAATTCCACGCTGATCAACACAGGCTTGGTTGATGGTGTTTACTACCGCGCCAACAACGTGATTCGCTACACGATGCCAGAAATTGCTGGTTTGTCTGGTGCGATCGAGTACGGCGATATGGAAGGCAAGGGCACCAATCCTTCCGGCAATGGCGTGAAGCCGCAGCTCATCGATGCATCGCTGCGTTACGAAAATGGCCCACTGTTTGTGCAAGGTGGCTATGAGTATCAGAAGGACACTCGTGACGCCACTGCGGTTTCCGACACCACGACTGCGACTGCCGTTCCGCACAAGAGCAACGCGGTTCTTATCGGCGCAGGCTACACCCTGCCGTTCGGTACCGCTCTGGCCGGTGCTTACCGTCATGTAGAGGTTAAGGACAGCGGCAACAAGGAAAAGCGTGACCAGTTCCTGGTTAACGCAACGCAGCCGTTCGGCAACGTAAACGTCAAGCTGGGTTACGTGCATGCCGGCAACGCCAAGGGTTGCCCGGACACTGGTTGTACCCTGCTGCCGGCCGATAAGGGTGCTGACTACTACATCGGCGCGGTTGAGTACAACTTCTCCAAGCGCACTTGGGTATACCTCGAGCACGCAACTGCCGACAACAAGGATAACAGTGGTCTGTTCCGTACTGCAGCTGTAGACAACTTGGGCAACACCACTTACAACAACGGGGATAATCGCACTACCTCGCTGGGCATCATCCACCTGTTCTAA
- a CDS encoding chemotaxis protein: MSDLLKSIDARTKLAGTNKLEILLFTLGLDQRTNRRENFGINVFKVREVMRTPEITRAPDMPPAVEGMVSLRGHLVPVVDLAKYSGVKTDVKPEIMIVTEYNGHTQGFLVEGVDTILRLDWASMRVPPEMIMKEMGGLVTAVTEVNDKLVMMMDVEKVLAETSPRFEDEIQFNALKPAGVRGKTIFFADDSLIARKQISRTLDAMGINHHHAINGRRAWEELQKLATQAEAHGEPLSSRLDLILTDIEMPEMDGYMLTKMVKTDARFSGIPILMHSSLSGSSNQKLGQSVGVDGYVTKFEPQKLSEAISKMLIKE; encoded by the coding sequence GTGTCAGATCTGCTGAAGAGCATTGATGCCCGCACCAAACTAGCCGGCACCAACAAACTGGAAATTCTGCTGTTTACGCTTGGCCTCGACCAGCGCACCAATCGGCGGGAAAACTTCGGCATCAACGTATTCAAGGTGCGAGAAGTCATGCGCACCCCGGAAATCACGAGAGCACCGGACATGCCCCCGGCTGTCGAGGGGATGGTCAGCCTGCGCGGCCATCTGGTACCCGTTGTCGACCTTGCCAAGTATTCGGGCGTGAAGACAGACGTGAAGCCGGAAATCATGATCGTGACCGAATACAACGGGCACACGCAGGGCTTTCTGGTCGAAGGGGTCGACACCATTTTGCGCCTGGACTGGGCTTCGATGCGGGTCCCACCAGAAATGATCATGAAGGAAATGGGCGGCTTGGTCACGGCAGTCACCGAGGTCAACGACAAGCTCGTCATGATGATGGACGTCGAGAAAGTGCTCGCCGAAACCTCCCCTCGCTTCGAAGACGAAATACAGTTCAATGCACTGAAACCGGCAGGGGTGCGCGGCAAGACGATCTTCTTCGCTGACGACTCGCTGATCGCACGCAAGCAGATCAGCCGCACGCTCGATGCAATGGGCATCAATCACCACCATGCCATCAATGGTCGCCGTGCGTGGGAAGAGCTCCAGAAACTGGCCACCCAGGCAGAAGCGCACGGAGAGCCGCTGTCCAGTAGGCTGGACCTGATACTGACCGACATTGAAATGCCGGAAATGGACGGCTATATGTTGACTAAAATGGTGAAGACCGACGCGCGTTTTAGCGGCATTCCAATCTTGATGCACTCATCGCTGTCGGGCTCATCGAACCAGAAACTCGGCCAATCGGTTGGCGTGGATGGGTACGTGACGAAATTCGAGCCGCAGAAGCTGTCCGAAGCGATTTCGAAGATGTTGATCAAGGAATAA
- a CDS encoding chemotaxis protein yields MTMTTNESLMENVDARTKLAGSNKMEILLFSLGTKEIFGINVFKVREVSQTPKITKTPNMPVGVEGVISLRGNIIPVISLAKFIGTRDASGNSADTMIVTEFSKHTQAFLVHDVDRIIRVDWDRVRAPEAMLAGNQGLITALTELPDGKLVSILDVEQILASVIGEKAIPDIPAVHVEGESFMFFVDDSMIARKEIVSVLDKLGAKYFQANNGKEAWDKLQGIANRAMQDGQALKDSLKLILVDAEMPEMDGYVLTKHIKSDPRFRGIPVVMHSSLSSAANRAMGSSVGVDAYVAKFDPFVLAETISPLLQG; encoded by the coding sequence ATGACCATGACCACTAATGAATCCTTGATGGAAAACGTAGACGCGAGAACTAAGCTCGCGGGCTCGAACAAGATGGAGATTTTGCTATTCTCCCTCGGCACCAAGGAAATCTTCGGCATCAACGTCTTTAAAGTCCGCGAAGTATCGCAGACCCCCAAAATAACCAAGACCCCCAACATGCCCGTCGGCGTAGAGGGCGTCATCTCCCTGCGCGGCAACATCATTCCGGTCATCTCGCTGGCCAAATTCATCGGCACCCGGGATGCCAGTGGCAATTCGGCCGACACCATGATCGTTACCGAATTCAGCAAGCATACCCAGGCCTTCCTGGTGCACGACGTCGATCGCATCATCCGCGTCGATTGGGACCGTGTCCGCGCGCCGGAAGCCATGCTGGCAGGGAACCAGGGCCTGATTACCGCGCTGACCGAACTGCCTGACGGCAAGCTGGTTTCGATACTGGACGTTGAACAGATTCTGGCCAGCGTCATTGGGGAGAAGGCGATTCCGGATATCCCGGCGGTGCATGTCGAGGGCGAGAGCTTCATGTTCTTCGTCGACGACTCGATGATTGCCCGCAAGGAGATCGTGTCCGTTCTCGACAAGCTGGGTGCCAAGTACTTCCAGGCAAACAATGGCAAGGAGGCCTGGGACAAGCTGCAGGGGATTGCCAATCGTGCCATGCAGGATGGGCAAGCGCTGAAAGACTCTCTGAAGCTGATCCTGGTCGATGCGGAAATGCCGGAGATGGATGGCTATGTGCTCACCAAGCACATCAAATCTGACCCAAGATTCAGAGGGATACCTGTCGTAATGCACTCCTCCCTGTCCTCCGCAGCAAACCGCGCAATGGGTAGCAGTGTTGGCGTCGATGCGTATGTGGCAAAATTTGATCCGTTCGTCCTGGCGGAGACGATCAGCCCCCTGTTGCAAGGCTGA